In Topomyia yanbarensis strain Yona2022 chromosome 2, ASM3024719v1, whole genome shotgun sequence, one DNA window encodes the following:
- the LOC131683253 gene encoding zinc carboxypeptidase-like, with protein MKLDYVVLLLAFTFCVTSEKVRFDNHRVYEVFVKNNEQLKALQSLESNWDGYTFLESPVQINMKLRIVVLPHKFDNFEEECLRLDLENTIVIPNLQEVIDNERPQRRKRAGFGWEDYYTLDEMYAWFDELVQQYGDILTIEPYGTSYEGREMKAIILSKKSGNPGIFLESHIHAREWITSATATWILNELLTSSNPVVQYLGENYDWYILPVVNPDGLHYTKEVNRLWRKNRYPHNILCYGVDLNRNFPGHWMEGGASNIPCSDVFAGPQPASEIETQNVMNYFLKYKANIELYLSFHSYGHYMLFPYGFENADKSDNYYDWMEIAEAAAIALSQRHGTLYQIGTTADVLYIASGLSIDWAHSEHNTPIAVTYEFRDKGKDGFILPANQIIPNAQEVLDSLIIFIAKAVELGYFVRRD; from the exons ATGAAACTAGATTACGTAGTTCTATTGCTGGCATTCACTTTTTGTGTGACCAGCGAAAAGGTGCGATTTGATAACCATCGGGTCTAtgaagtatttgtcaaaaataatgaacaacttAAAGCGCTGCagagcttggaatcgaattgggATGGC TACACATTTTTGGAATCTCCTGTTCAAATAAATATGAAGCTACGAATCGTAGTTCTACCGCAcaaatttgataattttgaagAAGAATGCTTACGTTTAGATCTGGAGAACACGATAGTGATTCCAAACCTTCAAGA AGTGATCGACAATGAGAGACCACAACGAAGAAAACGGGCGGGATTCGGGTGGGAAGATTATTATACATTGGATGAAATGTACGCATGGTTTGATGAGCTGGTCCAGCAGTATGGAGACATTCTCACAATTGAGCCGTACGGAACTTCTTATGAAGGAAGAGAAATGAAAGCAATCATTCTGTCGAAAAAATCTGGCAATCCGGGAATTTTCCTGGAGTCACATATTCATGCTCGCGAATGGATCACATCGGCTACTGCGACTTGGATCTTGAATGAGCTGCTAACATCATCCAATCCAGTGGTTCAGTATTTGGGGGAAAATTACGATTGGTATATCCTACCGGTGGTTAATCCGGATGGTTTACACTACACGAAGGAGGTTAACCGATTGTGGAGGAAGAATCGTTACCCTCACAACATATTGTGCTATGGAGTTGATTTAAATCGCAATTTTCCAGGGCATTGGATGG AGGGCGGAGCTTCCAATATTCCTTGCTCAGATGTTTTCGCTGGACCACAGCCTGCGTCCGAAATTGAGACCCAGAACGTTATGAACTACTTTTTGAAGTATAAAGCCAACATTGAACTATATTTATCGTTCCATTCCTACGGCCATTATATGCTTTTCCCTTACGGCTTCGAAAATGCAGATAAATCCGATAACTACTATGACTGGATGGAAATTGCGGAGGCTGCTGCAATCGCTCTTTCACAGCGGCATGGAACACTGTATCAAATTGGTACAACGGCAGATGTGTTGT ATATTGCTTCGGGATTGTCCATCGATTGGGCTCATTCCGAGCACAATACCCCGATTGCTGTGACGTACGAATTCCGAGATAAAGGGAAGGACGGATTCATACTGCCCGCAAATCAAATCATCCCAAATGCCCAGGAGGTGCTAGACTCgttgattatttttatcgcgAAAGCAGTAGAATTGGGATATTTCGTACGACGTGACTGA
- the LOC131683254 gene encoding zinc carboxypeptidase-like, which yields MNLLRSILVFTTLVAVVLSEQLRFDNYRVYEASIENAEQLKVLQYLEQFPDGYSFWEFPAQLGMKVDIMIPPHKIADFEALDARLEMTSRVKISNVQKLIDNERPLRTKRDGFGWDDYHTLDEMYEWIGGLVAQYEQVLSVELVGHSYEGREVRAVKLSHKVGNPGIFLESNIHAREWITSATTTWILNELLTSSDPQVMELAQNYDWYILPVVNPDGLNYTKEVNRMWRKTRYPHNILCYGVDMNRNFPYHWMDGGSTMNPCSDVFAGPEPASEIETRNIMEYFTKYKEQIHFYLSFHSYGQLILLPFGYENAEKVDNFYDWMQMAEAAAIALYKRSGTQYTFGNTAEVLYIASGSTRDWALGVHNVPIAVSYEFRDQGSYGFLLPADQIIPNSEEVLDSLVAFLNKARDLGYFTV from the exons ATGAACTTGCTACGCTCGATACTTGTATTTACAACATTGGTTGCTGTAGTACTAAGCGAACAGCTTCGATTTGACAACTACCGAGTGTACGAAGCATCCATTGAAAATGCTGAGCAATTGAAAGTTCTGCAGTACTTGGAACAGTTTCCGGACGGG TATTCCTTTTGGGAATTTCCGGCGCAATTGGGTATGAAGGTGGACATTATGATTCCACCTCACAAGATTGCCGATTTCGAGGCACTAGATGCACGGCTGGAAATGACATCTAgagtaaaaatttcaaacgtTCAAAAATTGATCGACAATGAAAGACCTCTTCGAACAAAACGCGATGGTTTTGGTTGGGATGACTATCACACGTTGGATGAAATGTACGAATGGATTGGTGGGTTAGTTGCTCAATACGAACAAGTGCTTTCCGTGGAATTGGTTGGTCACTCGTACGAAGGTCGTGAAGTaagagctgtcaagttgtcgcATAAGGTTGGAAACCCAGGAATTTTCCTAGAGTCAAACATACATGCCCGTGAATGGATTACCTCTGCCACCACTACCTGGATATTGAATGAACTGTTGACTTCATCTGATCCGCAAGTGATGGAACTCGCTCAGAACTATGACTGGTACATTCTACCTGTAGTCAATCCGGATGGGCTCAATTATACCAAGGAAGTCAATCGAATGTGGAGAAAAACTCGCTATCCACATAACATATTGTGCTATGGCGTGGATATGAATAGAAATTTTCCCTATCACTGGATGG ATGGTGGATCAACAATGAATCCCTGTTCGGATGTCTTTGCTGGACCCGAGCCGGCATCTGAGATAGAAACAAGAAATATTATGGAATACTTTACCAAATATAAAGAGCAAATTCATTTTTATCTTTCGTTCCACTCCTACGGTCAATTGATTCTACTGCCGTTTGGATATGAAAACGCAGAGAAAGTGGAcaatttctacgattggatgcAAATGGCGGAGGCCGCGGCCATCGCACTTTACAAAAGAAGTGGCACACAATATACATTCGGGAATACTGCTGAAGTTCTGT ATATTGCATCTGGTTCAACCCGAGATTGGGCATTGGGAGTACATAACGTGCCGATTGCAGTGTCGTACGAGTTCCGTGATCAGGGAAGCTATGGTTTTCTCCTTCCTGCAGATCAGATAATTCCAAACTCGGAAGAAGTTTTAGATTCATTGGttgcttttctaaacaaagCACGCGATTTGGGATACTTTACTGTTTGA
- the LOC131683258 gene encoding zinc carboxypeptidase-like: MNLLRSIFVLTSVTVVLSKQLRFDNYRVYEASIENAEQLQVLQYLERFPDGYSFWEFPAKVGMKVRIMVPPHKIADFEALGARLEMTSTVKIANVQKLIDNERPLRTKRVGFGWDDYHTLDEMYEWIDSLVAQYENVLSVELVGHSYEGREVRAVKLSHKVGNPGIFLESNIHAREWITSATTTWILNELLTSTDPQVMELAQNYDWYILPVVNPDGLNYTKEVNRMWRKTRYPHNILCYGVDMNRNFPYHWMDGGSTINPCSDVFAGPEPASEIETRNILEYFTKYKDQIHFYLSFHSYGQLILLPFGYENAEKVDNFYDWMEMAEAAAIALYKRSGTQYTFGNTAEVLYIASGSTIDWALGEHNVPIAAAYEFRDQGNYEFLLPADQIIPNSEEVLDSLVAFLSKARDLGYFIV; encoded by the exons ATGAACTTGCTACGTTCGATATTTGTATTAACATCAGTTACAGTAGTATTAAGTAAACAGCTTCGATTTGACAACTACCGAGTGTACGAAGCATCTATTGAAAATGCTGAGCAACTGCAGGTTCTGCAGTACTTGGAACGGTTTCCGGATGGG TATTCCTTTTGGGAATTTCCGGCGAAAGTGGGTATGAAGGTAAGAATTATGGTTCCACCACATAAGATTGCTGATTTCGAAGCTTTGGGTGCACGGCTGGAAATGACGTCTACAGTAAAAATTGCAAACGTTCAAAAATTGATCGACAATGAAAGACCTCTTCGAACAAAGCGCGTTGGTTTTGGTTGGGATGACTATCACACGTTGGATGAAATGTACGAATGGATTGATAGCTTAGTAGCTCAATACGAAAATGTGCTTTCCGTGGAATTGGTTGGTCACTCGTACGAAGGTCGTGAAGTaagagctgtcaagttgtcgcATAAGGTTGGAAACCCAGGAATTTTCCTAGAGTCAAACATACATGCCCGTGAATGGATTACCTCTGCCACCACTACCTGGATATTGAATGAACTGTTGACTTCAACTGATCCGCAAGTGATGGAACTCGCTCAGAACTATGACTGGTACATTCTACCTGTAGTCAATCCGGATGGGCTCAATTATACCAAGGAAGTGAACAGAATGTGGAGAAAAACTCGCTATCCACATAACATATTGTGCTATGGCGTGGATATGAATAGAAATTTTCCCTATCACTGGATGG ATGGTGGATCAACAATAAATCCCTGTTCGGATGTCTTTGCTGGACCCGAGCCGGCATCTGAGATAGAGACAAGAAATATTTTGGAATACTTTACCAAGTATAAAGATCAAATCCATTTTTATCTTTCGTTCCACTCCTACGGTCAATTGATTCTATTGCCGTTTGGATATGAAAACGCAGAGAAAGTGGACAATTTCTATGATTGGATGGAAATGGCGGAGGCCGCGGCCATTGCACTATACAAAAGAAGTGGCACACAATACACGTTCGGGAATACTGCTGAAGTTCTGT ACATTGCATCTGGTTCAACCATAGATTGGGCATTGGGAGAACATAACGTGCCGATTGCAGCGGCGTACGAGTTCCGTGATCAGGGAAACTATGAATTTCTCCTTCCTGCAGATCAGATAATTCCAAACTCGGAGGAAGTTTTAGATTCATTGGTTGCTTTTCTGAGCAAAGCACGAGATTTGGGATACTTTATTGTTTGA
- the LOC131678637 gene encoding mannose-P-dolichol utilization defect 1 protein homolog, with protein sequence MTDYAKQFMLLLMNEKCYDNYFVDFDLLNVDCFKALLSKGLGMGIIAGSVLVKVPQISKILANKSAKGINLFSVCLDLFAITIHMSYSFVNGFPFSSWGDTSFLALQTAIIAFLVLMYGGSSAAAFAFSAVYSTITYVLMGGLTPLNYLLIAQGFNIPIILLGKFSQAYTNYQNGSTGQLSAVTSFMLLAGSLARIFTSIQETGDQMMIITYGFSSFANAVIVLQLLYYWNADKEKRAVGSSASKKTAKVKAKKSD encoded by the exons ATGACCGATTACGCCAAGCAGTTTATGCTGCTTCTGATGAATGAAAAGTGTTACGATAACTACTTCGTAGACTTTGATCTGCTGAACG TGGATTGCTTCAAGGCTTTGCTCAGCAAGGGATTGGGTATGGGAATAATTGCAGGCTCTGTACTAGTCAAAGTACCACAGATTAGCAAGATACTGGCCAACAAATCAGCCAAAGGAATCAACCTGTTCAGTGTATGCTTAGATCTATTTGCAATTACGATTCACATGTCGTATAGTTTTGTAAATGGATTCCCATTCAGTTCGTGGGGAGACACGTCATTCCTTGCGCTGCAGACTGCGATCATCGCATTTCTGGTGCTGATGTATGGTGGTTCGTCGGCGGCGGCATTTGCCTTCAGTGCGGTTTACTCGACTATAACTTATGTTCTAATGGGAGGACTTACACCGCTCAACTATCTGTTAATCGCCCAAGGTTTTAACATTCCGATTATTTTGCTGGGAAAATTTTCCCAAGCTTACACCAACTATCAGAATGGTAGTACTGGTCAGCTATCTGCAGTCACTTCTTTCATGCTGCTGGCAGGATCTCTTGCACGAATCTTTACGTCTATTCAGGAAACTGGCGACCAGATGATGATTATCACCTATGGATTTTCTTCTTTCGCTAATGCGGTGATCGTGCTGCAACTCCTGTACTACTGGAATGCCGATAAGGAGAAGAGAGCGGTTGGTTCTAGTGCTTCGAAAAAGACTGCTAAAGTCAAGGCTAAGAAATCTGACTAA
- the LOC131683261 gene encoding inosine triphosphate pyrophosphatase, protein MSRPISFVTGNAKKLEEVRAILGNKFPREIIAVKLDLPELQGEVEDICRKKCLEAARRVQGPVLVEDTCLCFNALKGLPGPYIKWFLDKLQPEGLHKLLDGWEDKSAQAVCTFAYAPDANGEVMLFQGCTEGDIVFPRGSREFGWDPIFQPKGYDKTYAELPKEHKNEISHRFRALDKVRDYFNSDAL, encoded by the exons ATGTCCCGTCCGATTTCATTTGTTACTGGAAATGCTAAGAAGCTTGAAGAAGTTCGTGCAATATTAGGAAACAAATTTCCCCGTGAAATAATTGCTGTCAAGCTAGATTTGCCCGAGCTACAGGGAGAAGTAGAAGATATTTGCCGAAAGAAATGTTTGGAGGCTGCCAGACGCGTTCAAGGGCCCGTGCTAGTGGAAGACACGTGTCTATGCTTCAATGCACTGAAAGGATTGCCAG GACCATACATAAAGTGGTTTTTGGATAAATTACAACCGGAAGGGCTGCATAAACTACTGGATGGATGGGAAGATAAATCTGCGCAAGCCGTGTGCACATTTGCCTACGCGCCAGATGCAAATGGGGAAGTGATGCTCTTTCAAGGCTGCACtgaaggcgatattgtgtttcCTCGAGGCAGCCGCGAGTTTGGCTGGGATCCAATTTTCCAACCGAAGGGCTATGACAAAACCTATGCCGAACTGCCCAAGGAGCATAAGAATGAAATTTCTCATCGGTTTAGAGCATTGGATAAAGTTAGAGACTATTTCAATTCGGATGCACTGTAG
- the LOC131683265 gene encoding uncharacterized protein LOC131683265 isoform X2, with translation MRRYPSVDQQHAAAVQIVKLFPQLSNTRVTPTAPDESFFFWRNGGKEKGAHTGMIFHRIRNVIKQLPAEKHKYNRGTMPVEESVSTELVERAQLLRVMLASASVAEHICDEMDRCFPVLKLLLKEKKPVNDILDMFPHLCSYEGLVIRQMFERLYPNRTKGLKIEDVFSQCLSYSPSRFSRVEDDHIRGCLRIISHMPIRGQKRTLVGCPTVGEEHSASILIRWIGVNAI, from the exons ATGCGCAGGTATCCTTCTGTTGATCAACAGCATGCGGCAGCTGTTCAAATCGTAAAATTATTTCCACAACTTAGTAATACGCGAGTCACACCAACTGCTCCTGATGAG TCATTTTTCTTTTGGCGCAACGGAGGCAAGGAAAAGGGTGCTCATACTGGCATGATATTTCATCGCATCCGGAATGTCATCAAACAGCTACCTGCAGAAAAACATAAATATAATCGAGGAACTATGCCTGTAGAAGAGTCCGTTTCAACTGAACTTGTAGAGCGGGCTCAATTGCTCCGAGTAATGCTTGCATCGGCATCAGTAGCAGaacatatttgtgatgaaatggaccGATGCTTTCCAGTCCTCAAACTGttattaaaagaaaagaaacccgTTAATGATATCTTGGATATGTTTCCACACCTGTGTTCATATGAAGGATTGGTG ATTCGTCAAATGTTTGAGAGATTGTATCCTAACAGAACAAAAGGTCTCAAAATCGAGGATGTCTTCTCTCAGTGTCTATCTTATTCACCGTCCAGATTCTCTAGAGTAGAAGATg ATCACATTCGAGGATGCTTGAGAATAATTTCTCATATGCCAATTCGCGGACAAAAAAGAACGCTGGTAGGCTGTCCAACTGTAGGCGAAGAACATTCGGCTTCAATTTTAATTCGTTGGATTGGGGTAAATGCAATATAA
- the LOC131683265 gene encoding uncharacterized protein LOC131683265 isoform X1 produces the protein MRRYPSVDQQHAAAVQIVKLFPQLSNTRVTPTAPDESFFFWRNGGKEKGAHTGMIFHRIRNVIKQLPAEKHKYNRGTMPVEESVSTELVERAQLLRVMLASASVAEHICDEMDRCFPVLKLLLKEKKPVNDILDMFPHLCSYEGLVIRQMFERLYPNRTKGLKIEDVFSQCLSYSPSRFSRVEDDHIRGCLRIISHMPIRGQKRTLVGCPTVGEEHSASILIRWIGECLDTYMASPATDSILHMVCVASPMKRGNYAVICEKKVIFETNNSIHAVEILFKCHAVLGVEVPPNFRMFWDFLACAIYNIIPHSQRTTVNRLVQTFIEVSRARIDNK, from the exons ATGCGCAGGTATCCTTCTGTTGATCAACAGCATGCGGCAGCTGTTCAAATCGTAAAATTATTTCCACAACTTAGTAATACGCGAGTCACACCAACTGCTCCTGATGAG TCATTTTTCTTTTGGCGCAACGGAGGCAAGGAAAAGGGTGCTCATACTGGCATGATATTTCATCGCATCCGGAATGTCATCAAACAGCTACCTGCAGAAAAACATAAATATAATCGAGGAACTATGCCTGTAGAAGAGTCCGTTTCAACTGAACTTGTAGAGCGGGCTCAATTGCTCCGAGTAATGCTTGCATCGGCATCAGTAGCAGaacatatttgtgatgaaatggaccGATGCTTTCCAGTCCTCAAACTGttattaaaagaaaagaaacccgTTAATGATATCTTGGATATGTTTCCACACCTGTGTTCATATGAAGGATTGGTG ATTCGTCAAATGTTTGAGAGATTGTATCCTAACAGAACAAAAGGTCTCAAAATCGAGGATGTCTTCTCTCAGTGTCTATCTTATTCACCGTCCAGATTCTCTAGAGTAGAAGATg ATCACATTCGAGGATGCTTGAGAATAATTTCTCATATGCCAATTCGCGGACAAAAAAGAACGCTGGTAGGCTGTCCAACTGTAGGCGAAGAACATTCGGCTTCAATTTTAATTCGTTGGATTGGG GAGTGCTTAGATACATACATGGCATCCCCCGCAACTGATTCCATACTACACATGGTGTGCGTAGCAAGCCCGATGAAAAGAGGAAATTATGCCGTCAtttgtgagaaaaaagttatattcgagaCTAACAATTCTATTCATGCAgtggaaattttattcaaatgccACGCAGTTCTCGGAGTGGAGGTGCCACCTAATTTTAGAATGTTTTGGGACTTTCTGGCATGTgccatatataatataattccgCACAGTCAGAGGACAACTGTGAATAGACTCGTCCAAACTTTTATTGAAGTTTCCCGCGCACGTATTGACAACAAATAa